From the Macaca nemestrina isolate mMacNem1 chromosome 7, mMacNem.hap1, whole genome shotgun sequence genome, one window contains:
- the LOC105491945 gene encoding leukocyte tyrosine kinase receptor isoform X2 yields the protein MGRWGRLLVWFGAVGAILCSSPGSQEPFQPSSPLPLASPGPQDPKVSAPPSILEPASQLNSLGTEGSWLFSTCGASGRHGPTQTQCDGAYAGTSVVVTVGAAGQLRGVQLWRVPGPGQYLISAYGAAGGKGAKNHLSRAHGVFVSAIFSLGLGESLYILVGQQGEDACPGGSPESQLLCLGESRAVEEHAAMDGSEEVPGSRRWAGGGGGGGGATYVFRVRAGELEPLLVAAGGGGRAYLRPRDRGRTQAAPEKLENRSEAPGSGGTGGAAGGDASETDNLWADGEDGVSFIHPSSELYLQPLAVTENHGEVEIRRHLNCSHCPLKDCQWQAELQLAECLCPEGMELAVDNVTCMDLPNPPGPLVLMVAVVATSTLSLFMVCGVLILGGAWPGPVLASAPRCHRGFPSQCYSAQTLPELCSPQDELDFLMEALIISKFSHQNIVRCVGLSLRAAPRLILLELMSGGDMKSFLRHSRPHLDQPSPLVMRDLLQLAQDIAQGCHYLEENHFIHRDIAARNCLLSCTGPSRVAKIGDFGMARDIYRASYYRRGDRALLPVKWMPPEAFLEGIFTSKTDSWSFGVLLWEIFSLGYMPYPGRTNQEVLDFVVAGGRMDPPRGCPGPVYRIMTQCWQHEPELRPSFASILERLQYCTQDPDVLNSPLPMELGPTPEEEGASGLGNRSLACLRPPQPQELSPGKLKSWGGSPLGPWLSSGLKPLKSRGLQPQNLWNPTYRS from the exons ATGGGACGCTGGGGCCGGCTGCTGGTGTGGTTCGGAGCTGTGG GCGCCATTCTCTGCTCTAGCCCGGGTTCCCAGGAGCCTTTTCAGCCGTCCTCACCCCTGCCGCTGGCAAGTCCTGGCCCCCAGGACCCGAAAGTCAGCGCCCCGCCTAGCATCTTGGAGCCAGCCTCCCAGCTGAATTCTCTGG GCACCGAGGGGTCCTGGCTGTTTTCTACCTGCGGGGCCAGCGGCCGGCATGGACCCACACAGACACAATGTGATGGGGCCTACGCGGGGACCAGCGTGGTGGTGACCGTGGGGGCCGCCGGGCAGCTGAGAGGCGTGCAGCTGTGGCGCGTGCCGGGCCCTGGCCAGTATCT GATCTCAGCCTACGGAGCCGCGGGCGGCAAAGGCGCCAAGAACCACCTGTCGCGGGCGCATGGCGTCTTCGTCTCAGCAATCTTCTCCCTCGGTCTCGGGGAGTCGCTGTACATCCTGGTGGGGCAGCAGGGAGAGGACGCCTGTCCCGGA GGTAGCCCGGAGAGCCAGCTCCTCTGCCTCGGGGAGTCTCGAGCTGTTGAAGAGCACGCGGCGATGGATGGGAGCGAAGAGGTCCCAGGGTCGCGGCGCTGGGCGGGAGGTGGCGGGGGTGGCGGGGGCGCCACCTACGTTTTCCGG GTGCGCGCCGGAGAGCTGGAACCGCTGCTGGTGGCGGCCGGAGGCGGCGGTCGGGCCTACCTGAGGCCGCGGGACCGAGGCCGGACTCAGGCCGCCCCCGAGAAACTGGAGAACCGCTCGGAGGCGCCCGGAAGCGGCGGGACAGGCGGGGCGGCAG GGGGTGATGCTTCAGAGACTGACAACCTCTGGGCTGATGGGGAAGATGGAGTATCCTTCATACACCCCAGCAGCGAGCTCTATCTGCAGCCTCTGGCAG TCACCGAGAACCACGGAGAGGTAGAAATCCGAAGGCACCTCAACTGCAGTCACTGCCCTTTGAAAGACTGCCAATGGCAGGCAGAGCTCCAGTTGGCTGAGTGCCTGTGCCCAGAAGGCATGGAGCTAGCTGTGGATAACGTCACCTGCATGG ACCTGCCCAACCCCCCAGGCCCTCTGGTTCTGATGGTGGCTGTGGTGGCAACCTCAACACTGAGCCTCTTTATGGTGTGTGGGGTCCTGATTCTGG GTGGGGCTTGGCCCGGCCCAGTCCTGGCCTCTGCCCCCAGGTGTCACCGAGGTTTCCCCAGCCAATGTTACTCTGCTCAG ACCCTGCCAGAACTCTGCTCTCCTCAGGATGAGCTGGATTTCCTCATGGAGGCACTCATCATCAG CAAGTTTAGCCATCAGAACATTGTGCGGTGTGTGGGGCTCAGCCTCAGGGCCGCCCCTCGCCTCATTCTGCTGGAACTGATGTCTGGAGGGGACATGAAGAGTTTCCTGAGGCACAGTCGTCCACACCTg GACCAGCCATCACCTCTGGTCATGCGGGATCTGCTGCAACTGGCCCAGGACATAGCCCAGGGCTGCCACTACCTGGAGGAAAATCACTTCATCCACAG GGATATTGCTGCGCGGAACTGCCTGCTGAGCTGCACTGGGCCCAGCCGTGTGGCCAAGATTGGGGACTTCGGGATGGCACGAGATATCTACCG GGCCAGTTATTACCGCAGGGGGGACCGGGCCTTGCTCCCAGTCAAGTGGATGCCCCCAGAGGCCTTCCTGGAGGGCATCTTCACATCCAAGACAGATTCCTG GTCTTTTGGGGTGCTTCTCTGGGAGATCTTCTCACTGGGCTACATGCCCTATCCTGGGCGCACCAACCAGGAGGTGCTGGACTTCGTCGTTGCAGGGGGCCGGATGGACCCTCCTAGGGGCTGCCCAGGGCCTGT GTACCGCATCATGACCCAGTGTTGGCAGCACGAGCCTGAGCTCCGCCCCAGCTTTGCCAGCATCTTGGAGCGTCTTCAGTACTGCACTCAG GACCCTGATGTGCTGAATTCACCCCTGCCAATGGAGCTGGGGCCCACCCCAGAGGAGGAAGGGGCTTCTGGGCTGGGGAACAGATCTTTGGCGTGCCTAAGACCCCCACAGCCCCAGGAACTGAGTCCAGGGAAGTTGAAAAGTTGGGGAGGTAGCCCTCTTGGCCCCTGGCTTTCCTCTGGCCTCAAGCCCCTCAAATCCAGGGGCCTCCAACCTCAGAACCTCTGGAATCCCACCTATCGCTCCTGA
- the LOC105491945 gene encoding leukocyte tyrosine kinase receptor isoform X1 has protein sequence MGRWGRLLVWFGAVGAILCSSPGSQEPFQPSSPLPLASPGPQDPKVSAPPSILEPASQLNSLGTEGSWLFSTCGASGRHGPTQTQCDGAYAGTSVVVTVGAAGQLRGVQLWRVPGPGQYLISAYGAAGGKGAKNHLSRAHGVFVSAIFSLGLGESLYILVGQQGEDACPGGSPESQLLCLGESRAVEEHAAMDGSEEVPGSRRWAGGGGGGGGATYVFRVRAGELEPLLVAAGGGGRAYLRPRDRGRTQAAPEKLENRSEAPGSGGTGGAAGGGGGWTSRAPSPQAGRSLQEGAEGGQGCSEAWATLGWAAAGGFGGGGGACTAGGGGGGYRGGDASETDNLWADGEDGVSFIHPSSELYLQPLAVTENHGEVEIRRHLNCSHCPLKDCQWQAELQLAECLCPEGMELAVDNVTCMDLPNPPGPLVLMVAVVATSTLSLFMVCGVLILVKQKKWQGLRETRLPSPELELSKLRTSAIRTAPNPYYCQVGLGPAQSWPLPPGVTEVSPANVTLLRALGHGAFGEVYEGLVTGLPGDSSPLQVAIKTLPELCSPQDELDFLMEALIISKFSHQNIVRCVGLSLRAAPRLILLELMSGGDMKSFLRHSRPHLDQPSPLVMRDLLQLAQDIAQGCHYLEENHFIHRDIAARNCLLSCTGPSRVAKIGDFGMARDIYRASYYRRGDRALLPVKWMPPEAFLEGIFTSKTDSWSFGVLLWEIFSLGYMPYPGRTNQEVLDFVVAGGRMDPPRGCPGPVYRIMTQCWQHEPELRPSFASILERLQYCTQDPDVLNSPLPMELGPTPEEEGASGLGNRSLACLRPPQPQELSPGKLKSWGGSPLGPWLSSGLKPLKSRGLQPQNLWNPTYRS, from the exons ATGGGACGCTGGGGCCGGCTGCTGGTGTGGTTCGGAGCTGTGG GCGCCATTCTCTGCTCTAGCCCGGGTTCCCAGGAGCCTTTTCAGCCGTCCTCACCCCTGCCGCTGGCAAGTCCTGGCCCCCAGGACCCGAAAGTCAGCGCCCCGCCTAGCATCTTGGAGCCAGCCTCCCAGCTGAATTCTCTGG GCACCGAGGGGTCCTGGCTGTTTTCTACCTGCGGGGCCAGCGGCCGGCATGGACCCACACAGACACAATGTGATGGGGCCTACGCGGGGACCAGCGTGGTGGTGACCGTGGGGGCCGCCGGGCAGCTGAGAGGCGTGCAGCTGTGGCGCGTGCCGGGCCCTGGCCAGTATCT GATCTCAGCCTACGGAGCCGCGGGCGGCAAAGGCGCCAAGAACCACCTGTCGCGGGCGCATGGCGTCTTCGTCTCAGCAATCTTCTCCCTCGGTCTCGGGGAGTCGCTGTACATCCTGGTGGGGCAGCAGGGAGAGGACGCCTGTCCCGGA GGTAGCCCGGAGAGCCAGCTCCTCTGCCTCGGGGAGTCTCGAGCTGTTGAAGAGCACGCGGCGATGGATGGGAGCGAAGAGGTCCCAGGGTCGCGGCGCTGGGCGGGAGGTGGCGGGGGTGGCGGGGGCGCCACCTACGTTTTCCGG GTGCGCGCCGGAGAGCTGGAACCGCTGCTGGTGGCGGCCGGAGGCGGCGGTCGGGCCTACCTGAGGCCGCGGGACCGAGGCCGGACTCAGGCCGCCCCCGAGAAACTGGAGAACCGCTCGGAGGCGCCCGGAAGCGGCGGGACAGGCGGGGCGGCAG GTGGTGGGGGCGGCTGGACGTCGCGGGCTCCCTCTCCGCAGGCCGGCCGCTCACTGCAGGAGGGGGCGGAGGGCGGCCAGGGCTGCTCCGAGGCTTGGGCGACCCTTGGTTGGGCCGCGGCCGGCGGCTTCGGGGGCGGCGGCGGGGCCTGCACTGCgggcggaggcggcggcggctATCGGG GGGGTGATGCTTCAGAGACTGACAACCTCTGGGCTGATGGGGAAGATGGAGTATCCTTCATACACCCCAGCAGCGAGCTCTATCTGCAGCCTCTGGCAG TCACCGAGAACCACGGAGAGGTAGAAATCCGAAGGCACCTCAACTGCAGTCACTGCCCTTTGAAAGACTGCCAATGGCAGGCAGAGCTCCAGTTGGCTGAGTGCCTGTGCCCAGAAGGCATGGAGCTAGCTGTGGATAACGTCACCTGCATGG ACCTGCCCAACCCCCCAGGCCCTCTGGTTCTGATGGTGGCTGTGGTGGCAACCTCAACACTGAGCCTCTTTATGGTGTGTGGGGTCCTGATTCTGG tgaAGCAGAAGAAGTGGCAGGGCCTGCGGGAGACGAGGCTGCCGAGCCCTGAGCTTGAGCTGAGCAAGCTTCGAACCTCTGCCATCAGGACGGCCCCCAATCCCTATTATTGCCAGGTGGGGCTTGGCCCGGCCCAGTCCTGGCCTCTGCCCCCAGGTGTCACCGAGGTTTCCCCAGCCAATGTTACTCTGCTCAG AGCCCTGGGCCATGGTGCCTTTGGGGAGGTGTATGAGGGACTGGTAACTGGCCTTCCTGGGGACTCCAGTCCCCTGCAGGTGGCTatcaag ACCCTGCCAGAACTCTGCTCTCCTCAGGATGAGCTGGATTTCCTCATGGAGGCACTCATCATCAG CAAGTTTAGCCATCAGAACATTGTGCGGTGTGTGGGGCTCAGCCTCAGGGCCGCCCCTCGCCTCATTCTGCTGGAACTGATGTCTGGAGGGGACATGAAGAGTTTCCTGAGGCACAGTCGTCCACACCTg GACCAGCCATCACCTCTGGTCATGCGGGATCTGCTGCAACTGGCCCAGGACATAGCCCAGGGCTGCCACTACCTGGAGGAAAATCACTTCATCCACAG GGATATTGCTGCGCGGAACTGCCTGCTGAGCTGCACTGGGCCCAGCCGTGTGGCCAAGATTGGGGACTTCGGGATGGCACGAGATATCTACCG GGCCAGTTATTACCGCAGGGGGGACCGGGCCTTGCTCCCAGTCAAGTGGATGCCCCCAGAGGCCTTCCTGGAGGGCATCTTCACATCCAAGACAGATTCCTG GTCTTTTGGGGTGCTTCTCTGGGAGATCTTCTCACTGGGCTACATGCCCTATCCTGGGCGCACCAACCAGGAGGTGCTGGACTTCGTCGTTGCAGGGGGCCGGATGGACCCTCCTAGGGGCTGCCCAGGGCCTGT GTACCGCATCATGACCCAGTGTTGGCAGCACGAGCCTGAGCTCCGCCCCAGCTTTGCCAGCATCTTGGAGCGTCTTCAGTACTGCACTCAG GACCCTGATGTGCTGAATTCACCCCTGCCAATGGAGCTGGGGCCCACCCCAGAGGAGGAAGGGGCTTCTGGGCTGGGGAACAGATCTTTGGCGTGCCTAAGACCCCCACAGCCCCAGGAACTGAGTCCAGGGAAGTTGAAAAGTTGGGGAGGTAGCCCTCTTGGCCCCTGGCTTTCCTCTGGCCTCAAGCCCCTCAAATCCAGGGGCCTCCAACCTCAGAACCTCTGGAATCCCACCTATCGCTCCTGA
- the LOC105491958 gene encoding inositol-trisphosphate 3-kinase A, with the protein MTLPGGPTGMARPGGARPCSPGLERAPRRSVGELRLLFEARCAAVAAAAAAGEPRARGAKRRGGQVPNGLPRAPPARVIPQLTVTAEEPDVPPTSPGPPERERDCLPAAGSSHLQQPRRLSTSSVSSTGSSSLLEDSEDDLLSDSESRSRGNVQLEAGEDVGQKSHWQKIRTMVNLPVISPFKKRYAWVQLAGHTGSFKAAGTSGLILKRCSEPERYCLARLMADALRGCVPAFHGVVEHDGESYLQLQDLLDGFDGPCVLDCKMGVRTYLEEELTKARERPKLRKDMYKKMLAVDPEAPTEEEHAQRAVTKPRYMQWREGISSSTTLGFRIEGIKKADGSCSTDFKTTRSREQVLRVFEEFVQGDEEVLRRYLNRLQQIRDTLEVSEFFRRHEVIGSSLLFVHDHCHRAGVWLIDFGKTTPLPDGQILDHRRPWEEGNREDGYLLGLDNLIGILASLAER; encoded by the exons ATGACCCTGCCCGGGGGCCCAACGGGCATGGCGCGGCCGGGGGGCGCGAGGCCTTGCAGCCCGGGGCTGGAGCGGGCCCCGCGCCGGAGTGTCGGGGAGCTGCGCCTGCTCTTCGAGGCGCGCTGTGCGGCGGTCGCTGCGGCCGCCGCCGCGGGGGAGCCCCGGGCTCGCGGGGCCAAGCGGCGTGGGGGACAGGTCCCCAACGGGCTTCCGCGGGCTCCCCCGGCCCGGGTGATCCCTCAGCTGACCGTGACAGCCGAGGAGCCCGACGTGCCCCCGACCAGCCCTGGGCCGCCCGAGCGGGAGAGGGACTGCCTCCCGGCAGCGGGCTCTTCGCACCTGCAGCAGCCGCGCCGCCTTTCCACCTCGTCGGTCTCCTCCACTGGCTCCTCGTCGCTGCTCGAGGACTCGGAGGACGACCTGCTGAGCGACAGTGAGAGCCGGAGCCGCGGCAACGTGCAGCTGGAAGCGGGCGAGGACGTGGGTCAG AAAAGCCACTGGCAGAAGATCCGAACCATGGTCAATCTGCCGGTCATAAGCCCTTTCAAGAAGCGCTACGCCTGGGTGCAGCTGGCAGGGCACACAG GGAGTTTTAAGGCGGCGGGCACCAGCGGGCTGATCCTGAAGCGCTGCTCGGAGCCGGAGCGCTACTGCCTGGCGAGGCTGATGGCTGACGCGCTGCGCGGCTGCGTGCCTGCCTTCCACGGCGTGGTAGAGCATGACGGCGAAAGCTACCTGCAGCTGCAGGACCTACTAGATGGCTTCGACGGGCCCTGTGTGCTCGACTGCAAAATGGGCGTCAG GACTTACCTAGAGGAGGAGCTGACCAAGGCCCGTGAGCGGCCCAAGCTACGGAAGGACATGTACAAGAAGATGCTGGCGGTGGACCCTGAAGCGCCCACTGAGGAGGAGCACGCGCAGCGCGCAGTCACCAAGCCACGCTACATGCAGTGGCGGGAAGGCATCAGCTCCAGCACCACGCTCGGCTTCCGCATCGAGGGCATCAAG AAAGCGGACGGTTCCTGCAGCACCGACTTCAAGACTACGCGAAGCCGGGAGCAGGTGCTTCGCGTCTTTGAAGAGTTTGTGCAAGGAGACGAGGAAGTGCTG AGGCGGTATCTGAACCGCCTGCAGCAGATCCGGGACACCCTGGAGGTCTCTGAGTTCTTCAGGAGGCACGAG GTGATCGGCAGCTCGCTCCTCTTTGTGCACGATCACTGCCATCGCGCCGGCGTGTGGCTCATCGACTTCGGCAAGACCACGCCCCTCCCCGATGGCCAGATCCTGGACCACCGGCGGCCCTGGGAGGAGGGCAATCGCGAGGACGGCTATTTGCTGGGGCTGGACAATCTCATTGGCATCCTGGCCAGCCTGGCTGAGAGATGA